In one Carassius auratus strain Wakin unplaced genomic scaffold, ASM336829v1 scaf_tig00002785, whole genome shotgun sequence genomic region, the following are encoded:
- the LOC113070027 gene encoding eukaryotic translation initiation factor 4E type 2-like isoform X2, translating into MNNKFDALKDDDSGDHDQDNCSPKDGEKEKNDEEEKDSNTTKRKAVVPGAGEHPLQYNYTFWYSRRTPGRPASTQSYEQNIKQIGSFASVEQFWRFYSHMIRPDDLTGHSDFHLFKEGIKPMWEDDANKSGGKWIIRLRKGLASRCWENLILAMLGEQFMVGEEICGAVVSVRFQEDIISIWNKTASDQATTARIRDTLRRVLNLPPNTIMEYKTHTDSIKAWEDFHGLVNASGGR; encoded by the exons atgaacaacaaatttgacgc cCTGAAAGATGATGACAGTGGAGATCATGACCAGGACAACTGCTCACCGAAAGATGGggagaaggaaaaaaatgacGAAGAGGAGAAGGACTCAAACACTACCAAGAGAAAg GCGGTGGTCCCAGGGGCTGGTGAGCACCCTCTTCAGTACAACTACACGTTCTGGTATTCTCGTCGCACACCAGGACGGCCAGCTAGCACACAGAGCTACGAACAGAACATTAAACAGATCGGCAGCTTTGCTTCG GTGGAGCAGTTCTGGCGTTTTTATAGTCACATGATCCGACCGGATGATCTGACTGGTCACAGCGATTTCCACCTGTTTAAGgagggaatcaaacccatgtgGGAG GATGATGCTAATAAGAGTGGAGGTAAATGGATCATTCGGCTTCGTAAAGGCCTGGCGTCACGCTGCTGGGAAAATCTGATCTTGGCCATGCTAGGCGAGCAGTTCATGGTGGGTGAGGAGATCTGTGGGGCCGTTGTGTCCGTTCGCTTCCAG GAGGATATCATTTCTATCTGGAATAAGACCGCAAGTGATCAGGCCACCACTGCTCGCATTAGAGACACCTTACGCAGAGTTCTCAACCTGCCGCCCAATACCATTATGGAGTATAAAACACACACCGATAGCATCAA AGCTTGGGAGGATTTCCATGGTCTAGTGAACGCAAGTGGAGGCCGCTAG
- the LOC113070027 gene encoding eukaryotic translation initiation factor 4E type 2-like isoform X1 — protein sequence MRRCRLAVNTLKDDDSGDHDQDNCSPKDGEKEKNDEEEKDSNTTKRKAVVPGAGEHPLQYNYTFWYSRRTPGRPASTQSYEQNIKQIGSFASVEQFWRFYSHMIRPDDLTGHSDFHLFKEGIKPMWEDDANKSGGKWIIRLRKGLASRCWENLILAMLGEQFMVGEEICGAVVSVRFQEDIISIWNKTASDQATTARIRDTLRRVLNLPPNTIMEYKTHTDSIKAWEDFHGLVNASGGR from the exons ATGAGGCGGTGTAGGCTGGCTGTAAACAC cCTGAAAGATGATGACAGTGGAGATCATGACCAGGACAACTGCTCACCGAAAGATGGggagaaggaaaaaaatgacGAAGAGGAGAAGGACTCAAACACTACCAAGAGAAAg GCGGTGGTCCCAGGGGCTGGTGAGCACCCTCTTCAGTACAACTACACGTTCTGGTATTCTCGTCGCACACCAGGACGGCCAGCTAGCACACAGAGCTACGAACAGAACATTAAACAGATCGGCAGCTTTGCTTCG GTGGAGCAGTTCTGGCGTTTTTATAGTCACATGATCCGACCGGATGATCTGACTGGTCACAGCGATTTCCACCTGTTTAAGgagggaatcaaacccatgtgGGAG GATGATGCTAATAAGAGTGGAGGTAAATGGATCATTCGGCTTCGTAAAGGCCTGGCGTCACGCTGCTGGGAAAATCTGATCTTGGCCATGCTAGGCGAGCAGTTCATGGTGGGTGAGGAGATCTGTGGGGCCGTTGTGTCCGTTCGCTTCCAG GAGGATATCATTTCTATCTGGAATAAGACCGCAAGTGATCAGGCCACCACTGCTCGCATTAGAGACACCTTACGCAGAGTTCTCAACCTGCCGCCCAATACCATTATGGAGTATAAAACACACACCGATAGCATCAA AGCTTGGGAGGATTTCCATGGTCTAGTGAACGCAAGTGGAGGCCGCTAG